The Rana temporaria chromosome 4, aRanTem1.1, whole genome shotgun sequence genome contains a region encoding:
- the LOC120936164 gene encoding cytochrome P450 2K6-like, with protein sequence MDFGFSVATYFVLALSILYILNILYQWNKGNVRNFPPGPWALPLIGNVHIMNLKKPHFTYLELAKKYGPVFSVQLGTNRIVVLAGYETVKDALVNYAEEFGERGKTKIFQDMDNDFGLTHARGENWKVMRRFTLTTLRDFGMGKSPVEESIIEECSYLIKGFESLKGKPFDNMMMVNAAVANIIVLVLLGHRMDYEDQQFKRLLSLVSENFKLLGSSMVGIYNIFPFLGFLPGKHKAVLKNVEEMYEFLTKTFMKHVKNLDENDQRSFIDAFLVRQKEEAGNPHSYFHNENLTRLARNLFSAGMETTSTTLRWGLLLMMKFPAIQEKVQQEISKVVGFAQPTYSHRGQMPYTNAVIHEIQRFSDLVPLSVSHETTRDVNFRGYFIPKETYIIPLLSSVLRDKTQFEKPDEFYPNHFLDSHGNFVKKDAFMPFSAGRRACAGETLARMELFIFFSSLLQKFTFRFPPEIRDSDLMPDVGITNMPKHHRICAIARF encoded by the exons ATGGATTTCGGATTCTCCGTAGCTACATACTTTGTGTTGGCCCTATCCATATTATATATCCTTAATATATTGTATCAGTGGAACAAAGGCAATGTCAGAAATTTTCCTCCAGGACCATGGGCTTTGCCACTCATTGGAAATGTACATATTATGAATTTAAAGAAGCCACACTTTACTTATCTAGAG CTTGCAAAGAAATATGGGCCAGTCTTTAGCGTTCAACTGGGTACAAACAGAATTGTGGTATTGGCTGGATATGAAACCGTGAAAGATGCTCTCGTCAATTACGCTGAAGAGTTTGGAGAAAGAGGGAAAACTAAAATATTCCAAGATATGGACAATGATTTTG GACTTACTCACGCACGTGGTGAAAACTGGAAGGTGatgagaagatttacactgacaaccTTGCGTGATTTCGGGATGGGGAAAAGTCCTGTTGAAGAGAGCATTATTGAAGAATGTTCTTACCTAATTAAAGGTTTTGAATCTTTAAAAG GAAAGCCATTTGATAATATGATGATGGTAAATGCTGCAGTGGCTAATATCATTGTGTTAGTATTACTTGGACACCGAATGGACTATGAAGACCAGCAATTTAAGAGACTTTTGAGTTTggtttcagaaaattttaaactTTTAGGAAGTTCTATGGTTggg atatataATATTTTCCCATTCTTGGGATTTCTTCCTGGTAAACACAAAGCAGTCTTAAAGAATGTGGAGGAAATGTATGAATTCCTTACAAAAACGTTCATGAAACATGTGAAGAACTTAGATGAGAATGACCAGAGAAGCTTCATTGATGCATTTCTTGTGAGGCAAAAAGAG GAGGCTGGGAATCCTCATTCATACTTTCATAATGAAAATCTAACAAGACTGGCAAGGAATCTTTTCTCCGCGGGAATGGAGACAACATCCACCACTCTGCGCTGGGGTCTGCTGCTCATGATGAAATTCCCAGCAATACAag AAAAGGTGCAACAAGAGATTTCTAAAGTTGTTGGGTTTGCACAACCTACGTACAGCCATCGGGGACAGATGCCATATACGAATGCCGTCATACATGAGATCCAGAGGTTTTCCGATCTTGTACCGCTCAGTGTTTCTCATGAAACAACTAGAGACGTCAATTTTAGGGGATATTTTATCCCAAAG gaAACCTATATCATCCCTCTATTATCCTCTGTATTGCGGGACAAGACGCAGTTTGAAAAGCCTGATGAGTTCTACCCAAATCATTTCCTAGATTCTCATGGAAATTTTGTAAAGAAAGATGCCTTCATGCCATTCTCTGCAG ggCGTAGAGCCTGCGCTGGAGAAACTTTGGCTAGAATggagcttttcatttttttttccagtttgctGCAGAAATTCACCTTCCGTTTTCCTCCTGAAATCAGAGATTCAGATCTAATGCCAGATGTTGGAATTACCAATATGCCAAAACATCACAGGATCTGTGCTATTGCCCGGTTTTAA